One stretch of Zingiber officinale cultivar Zhangliang chromosome 6B, Zo_v1.1, whole genome shotgun sequence DNA includes these proteins:
- the LOC121988597 gene encoding eukaryotic translation initiation factor 4B2-like, with amino-acid sequence MSNPWGGVGAWALDAEREEAEEREREAVAGSLAQSFPSLKESASSASTKQKKKKKNAAIPLAQFVATGGASVAFESSKGLTPEEMLRLPTGPRERSHDELEHGRLGGGFRSFGAGERDGAWGGGRRGNSGFDEGRRGPPARDRDLDLQSRADEVDSWGAGKKAFVPLRSDGGRRDTYGFGDGNSSKADEVDNWASMKKPLPSKSSSFGSEFRDTHTSSDSNRWGRDREGSIPSEIGRPRLVLNPPKKRDVDSPPPTSEPAKTRPSPFGAARPREEVLAEKGVDWKQMNSEYEMKNTSRPTSSHSSRPSSSQSSRQGSLSLEEVVIKSKPKVNPFGNAKPREVILEEKGVDWKKIDLDLEHNRVERSETNEERLLKEEINHLKSLAIETDGGSNLPAEQLSMLHNEIASKEKDLELLAYQLDNAVRFSQRYTTTNSRPGSAAGRSDTSSTRSPSQSGMSERSRSTEFVDRPRSRGAAGDEGGKMANNRRGFQRGSDKGFFHGTNSDRSSSRERW; translated from the exons ATGTCCAATCCGTGGGGCGGCGTCGGCGCATGGGCGCTGGATGCCGAGCGGGAGGAGGCGGAGGAGCGCGAGCGAGAGGCGGTCGCCGGCAGTCTTGCGCAGAGCTTCCCCAGCCTGAAGGAGTCGGCCTCCTCCGCCTCTACCaagcagaagaaaaagaagaagaacgcGGCCATACCCTTGGCCCAGTTCGTCGCCACCGGCGGCGCCTCGGTCGCTTTTGAATCGTCTAAGGGACTGACCCCTGAGGAGATGCTCCGCCTCCCCACTGGCCCGAGGGAGCGATCCCACGATGAGCTCGAGCACGGCCGCCTCGGCGGCGGCTTCCGGTCGTTTGGGGCTGGCGAGAGAGACGGCGCGTGGGGTGGAGGGAGAAGGGGTAACAGTGGTTTTGACGAGGGACGGAGAGGCCCGCCTGCTAGGGATAGGGATTTGGACCTGCAATCGAGAGCTGACGAGGTGGATAGTTGGGGAGCCGGAAAGAAGGCGTTTGTTCCTCTGCGGAGTGATGGTGGTCGCCGAGATACATATGGTTTTGGCGATGGAAATTCATCTAAGGCTGACGAGGTAGATAACTGGGCATCTATGAAGAAACCTCTCCCTTCCAAATCTTCAAGTTTTGGATCGGAGTTTAGGGATACTCACACATCATCTGATTCCAATCGATGGGGGAGGGACAGAGAAGGATCTATTCCAAGCGAAATAGGGAGGCCAAGGCTCGTTTTGAATCCTCCAAAGAAGAGGGATGTTGACTCACCACCACCAACAAGCGAACCTGCTAAGACTCGCCCGAGCCCCTTCGGCGCTGCACGTCCAAGAGAAGAGGTTTTGGCTGAGAAAGGGGTGGATTGGAAGCAGATGAACTCTGAGTATGAGATGAAGAACACCAGCAGACCAACTAGCTCTCATTCCAGCAGACCTTCCAGTTCACAGTCAAGCAGGCAGGGGAGTCTGAGCTTGGAAGAGGTGGTCATTAAATCTAAGCCAAAAGTGAACCCTTTTGGCAATGCAAAGCCGCGCGAGGTTATCTTGGAAGAAAAGGGAGTCGATTGGAAGAAAATTGACCTTGACTTGGAGCACAATAGGGTTGAAAG ATCTGAAACCAACGAAGAAAGGCTTCTAAAAGAAGAGATAAATCATCTGAAGTCACTGGCTATTGAAACTGATGGGGGTTCAAACCTACCTGCTGAACAACTTTCTATGCTTCACAATGAGATTGCAAGCAAAGAAAAAGATCTGGAGCTTCTGGCTTACCAGTTGGACAATGCTGTTCGATTTAGTCAAAGATACACAACCACCAACAGTAGACCAGGATCTGCAGCTGGTAGGAGTGATACCTCATCTACAAGGTCGCCATCTCAATCTGGCATGTCAGAGAGATCTAGGAGCACTGAATTTGTTGACAGACCACGATCAAGGGGTGCGGCTGGAGACGAAGGGGGGAAAATGGCAAACAACAGAAGAGGATTTCAGAGGGGGAGTGATAAAGGCTTCTTTCATGGTACAAATAGTGACAG GTCGAGTTCCAGGGAGCGTTGGTGA